The following are encoded together in the Diachasmimorpha longicaudata isolate KC_UGA_2023 chromosome 3, iyDiaLong2, whole genome shotgun sequence genome:
- the Mhc gene encoding myosin heavy chain, muscle isoform X16, with product MPKPAVQEGDDPDPTPYLFVTLEQKRIDQSKPYDAKKACWVPDEKEGYLLGEIKATKGDVVSVVLPGGEIKTFKKDALAQVNPPKFEKSEDLSDLTFLNEASVLHNLKQRYYAKMIYTYSGLFCVAINPYKRFPVYTFRCAKLYRGKRRSEVPPHIFAISDGAYVNMLTNSENQSMLITGESGAGKTENTKKVIAYFATVGASTKKPEEGSKKKGSLEDQVVQTNPVLEAFGNAKTVRNDNSSRFGKFIRIHFGPSGKLAGADIETYLLEKARVISQQTLERSYHIFYQMMSGSVKGLKEMCLLSNDINDYYFVSQGKTTIPGVDDGEECSLTDEAFNVLGFTQEEKDNIYKITASVMHMGGMKFKQRGREEQAEADGTDEGDRVAKLLGVDCQDMYKNLLKPRIKVGNEFVTQGRNKDQVAYSVGAMSKAMFDRTFKWLVKKCNETLDTQQKRQHFIGVLDIAGFEIFDYNGFEQLCINFTNEKLQQFFNHHMFVLEQEEYKKEGIEWAFIDFGMDLLACIELIEKPMGILSILEEESMFPKATDKTFEEKLNNNHLGKSPNFLKPKPPKPGQQAAHFAIGHYAGNVPYNITGWLEKNKDPLNDTVVDQFKKSTNKLLVEIFADHPGQSGGGDAKGGRGKKGGGFSTVSSSYKEQLNNLMTTLRATQPHFVRCIIPNELKQPGVIDSHLVMHQLTCNGVLEGIRICRKGFPNRMNYPDFKLRYKILAPAGVDAAGGDPKKAAAAILESSGLDPDQYRLGHTKVFFRAGVLGQMEELRDERLSKIAAWMQAYIRGYLARKDFKRLQEQRLALQVVQRNLRRYLKLRTWPWWKLWQKVRPLLNASRIEDELAELQEKCRATTEAFEREEKARKELESLNSKLLAEKTDLLRQLEGEAGSLQEYQEKAVKLAAQKLDLESQLLDVSERLQQEEDARNNLFQNKKKLEQEVSGLKKDVEDLELAIQKSEQDKATKDHQIRNLNDEIAHQDELINKLNKEKKSQGESNQKTAEELQAAEDKVNHLNKVKVKLEQTLDELEDTLEREKKLRADVEKAKRKTEGDLKLTQEAVADLERNKKELEQTIQRKDKELSSLTAKLEDEQGLVGKLQKQIKELQQRIEELEEEVEAERQARAKAEKQRSDLARELEELGERLEEAGGATSAQIELNKKREAELAKLRRDLEEANIQHESSLSSLRKKHNDAVAEMGEQIDTLNKLKARIEKEKVQYFTELNDLRASVDHLSNEKAAQEKIAKQLQHQLNEAQGKIEELNRTVNDFDAAKKKLSIENSDLLRQLEEAESQVSQLSKIKISLTTQLEDTKRLADEEGRERATLLGKFRNLEHDLDNIREQVEEEAEGKADLQRQLSKANAEAQLWRSKYESEGVARAEELEEAKRKLQARLAEAEETIESLNQKVIALEKTKQRLATEVEDLQIEVDRATAIANAAEKKQKAFDKIIGEWKLKVDDLAAELDASQKECRNYSTELFRLKGAYEESQEQLEAVRRENKNLADEVKDLLDQIGEGGRNIHEVEKARKRLEAEKDELQAALEEAEAALEQEENKVLRAQLELSQVRQEIDRRIQEKEEEFENTRKNHQRALDSMQASLEAEAKGKAEALRMKKKLEADINELEIALDHANKANAEAQKNIKRYQQQLKDVQTALEEEQRARDEARELLGISERRANALQNELEESRTLLEQADRARRQAEQECADAHEQLNDISAQNASISAAKRKLEAELQTLHSDLDELLNEAKNSEEKAKKAMVDAARLADELRAEQDHAQTQEKLRKALEAQIKELQVRLDEAEANALKGGKKAIQKLEQRVRELENELDGEQRRHADAQKNLRKAERRIKELSFQADEDRKNHERMQDLVDKLQQKIKTYKRQIEEAEEIAALNLAKFRKAQQELEEAEERADLAEQAITKFRTKGGRGGSQARGLSPAPHRPAFKTPFDGSSFPPRFDLQPDGDF from the exons ATGCCGAAACCAGCTGTACAGGAGGGAGACGATCCCGATCCAACGCCATATCTTTTTGTTACTTTGGAACAGAAGAGAATCGACCAGTCTAAACCCTACGATGCGAAGAAAGCTTGCTGGGTGCCAGATGAGAAGGAAGGATACCTTCTTGGAGAAATTAAAGCGACGAAAGGAGATGTTGTCTCTGTTGTCCTGCCAGGTGGTGAG ataaaaacatttaaaaaagatGCCCTGGCCCAAGTTAATCCACCAAAATTCGAGAAATCTGAAGACCTGTCTGACCTAACTTTCCTTAATGAGGCATCGGTGTTGCACAATCTCAAACAACGTTACTACGCAAAAATGATTTAC ACCTACTCCGGACTTTTCTGCGTAGCCATCAATCCTTACAAGAGGTTCCCCGTATACACATTCAGGTGTGCCAAGCTCTACCGTGGTAAGAGGCGTAGCGAAGTGCCACCCCACATTTTCGCTATCTCTGATGGTGCCTACGTTAACATGTTGACCA ACAGCGAGAATCAGTCTATGTTGATTACTGGTGAATCTGGAGCTGGTAAGACTGAGAACACGAAAAAAGTAATTGCGTACTTTGCCACCGTCGGTGCTTCAACAAAGAAGCCCGAAGAAGGCTCCAAGAAGAAGGGCTCTCTTGAGGACCAGGTTGTGCAGACCAATCCTGTACTTGAGGCCTTCGGTAACGCCAAGACCGTCCGTAACGATAACTCGTCACGTTTC GGTAAGTTCATCCGTATTCACTTCGGTCCATCTGGAAAATTGGCTGGTGCTGACATTGAAACTT ATCTATTGGAGAAGGCTCGTGTCATCTCTCAACAGACATTGGAGCGTTCTTACCACATTTTCTACCAGATGATGTCCGGCTCCGTCAAGGGACTCAAGG AAATGTGCCTGTTGTCCAACGACATCAACGACTACTACTTCGTATCACAGGGAAAAACAACCATTCCTGGTGTCGATGATGGCGAGGAGTGTTCCTTAACCGAC GAAGCCTTCAATGTACTCGGTTTCACCCAAGAGGAGAAGGACAACATCTACAAGATCACTGCTTCCGTCATGCACATGGGAGGAATGAAATTCAAACAGAGGGGTCGTGAAGAACAGGcggaagccgatggcaccgat GAAGGTGATCGTGTTGCTAAGCTTCTTGGCGTCGACTGCCAAGACATGTACAAGAATCTGTTGAAGCCGAGAATCAAGGTCGGTAACGAATTCGTAACCCAGGGTCGTAACAAGGATCAGGTTGCCTACTCAGTTGGTGCCATGTCCAAGGCTATGTTTGACAGAACATTCAAGTGGCTCGTCAAGAAGTGTAACGAAACTCTAGACACCCAACAGAAGCGTCAGCACTTCATCGGTGTACTGGATATTGCTGGCTTTGAGATTTTCGAC TACAACGGCTTTGAACAACTGTGTATCAACTTCACCAACGAAAAGTTGCAACAGTTCTTCAACCATCATATGTTTGTACTCGAACAAGAGGAGTACAAAAAAGAGGGCATCGAATGGGCATTCATTGACTTCGGAATGGATTTACTAGCGTGTATTGAACTTATTGAAAAG CCCATGGGTATCCTCTCAATTCTTGAGGAAGAGTCTATGTTCCCCAAAGCCACGGACAAGACATTCGAGGAGAAATTGAACAATAACCATCTTGGCAAGAGTCCTAACTTCCTCAAACCAAAACCACCAAAGCCTGGCCAACAAGCTGCTCATTTCGCCATTGGTCACTACGCCGGTAAT GTACCTTACAACATTACTGGATGGCTGGAGAAGAACAAGGATCCGTTGAACGACACTGTTGTCGATCAATTCAAGAAATCAACCAACAAACTGTTGGTTGAAATCTTCGCTGATCATCCAGGCCAATCTGGTGGTGGTGATGCTAAAGGTGGACGTGGTAAGAAGGGAGGTGGTTTCTCAACTGTATCATCATCATACAAGGAGCAGTTGAACAACCTCATGACAACATTGAGAGCTACCCAACCCCACTTCGTCCGTTGTATCATTCCCAACGAATTGAAACAACCTGGTGTCATTGACTCTCATCTTGTGATGCACCAGCTGACTTGTAACGGTGTACTTGAGGGTATCCGTATTTGTCGTAAAGGTTTCCCCAACAGAATGAACTACCCTGACTTCAAACTTCG GTACAAGATATTGGCACCAGCTGGAGTAGATGCAGCGGGTGGTGATCCAAAGAAGGCAGCTGCTGCTATTTTGGAATCATCTGGTCTCGATCCTGATCAGTATCGTCTTGGACACACCAAG GTATTCTTCCGCGCTGGAGTCTTGGGTCAGATGGAAGAACTTCGTGACGAGCGTCTCAGCAAGATTGCTGCATGGATGCAGGCATACATCCGTGGTTACCTGGCACGTAAAGACTTTAAGAGACTCCAGGAGCAGCGTCTCGCTTTACAAGTTGTTCAACGCAACTTGCGCAGATACCTCAAGCTTCGTACCTGGCCATGGTGGAAACTGTGGCAGAAGGTCAGGCCACTTCTCAACGCCAGTCGTATTGAGGACGAGTTGGCT GAACTCCAAGAGAAATGCCGTGCTACAACGGAGGCCTTCGAACGTGAGGAGAAGGCACGAAAAGAATTGGAATCATTGAACAGCAAATTATTAGCTGAAAAGACCGATCTCCTCCGTCAATTGGAGGGTGAAGCTGGATCTCTCCAAGAATACCAAGAGAAGGCTGTCAAATTGGCCGCACAGAAATTGGATCTGGAGTCTCAACTTTTG GATGTCAGCGAGAGACTACAACAAGAAGAAGATGCCAGGAACAACCTCTTCCAGAATAAGAAGAAATTGGAACAGGAAGTATCCGGACTCAAGAAAGATGTTGAGGACCTCGAGTTGGCAATTCAAAAATCCGAGCAGGATAAAGCAACCAAGGACCACCAAATTAGAAATTTGAATGATGAAATTGCTCATCAGGATGAGCTTATCAACAAATTGAACAAGGAGAAGAAGAGCCAAGGTGAATCCAATCAGAAGACTGCTGAGGAGCTCCAGGCTGCTGAAGACAAGGTCAACCACCTCAACAAAGTTAAGGTTAAGCTTGAACAGACCCTCGACGAACTTGAAGATACTCTTGAGCGCGAGAAGAAACTCCG TGCTGATGTTGAGAAGGCGAAGAGAAAGACTGAGGGTGACCTTAAATTGACCCAGGAAGCTGTTGCCGACCTCGAACGTAACAAGAAGGAACTTGAACAAACAATTCAACGCAAAGACAAAGAATTATCGTCCCTCACTGCCAAACTCGAAGATGAACAAGGACTCGTTGGAAAACTCCAGAAACAGATCAAGGAATTGCAACAACGTATCGAAGAACTCGAGGAAGAAGTCGAGGCTGAGAGGCAAGCACGCGCCAAGGCTGAGAAACAGCGCAGCGACTTGGCAAGGGAACTTGAAGAACTTGGTGAACGTCTTGAGGAGGCTGGTGGTGCAACATCTGCCCAGATTGAGCTCAACAAGAAGAGAGAGGCCGAGCTCGCCAAGCTCCGCAGGGATCTTGAGGAGGCCAACATCCAGCACGAATCATCCCTCTCCAGTCTTAGGAAGAAGCACAACGATGCCGTTGCTGAGATGGGAGAACAGATCGACACTCTCAATAAACTGAAAGCTAG GATTGAGAAAGAAAAGGTTCAGTACTTTACTGAGTTGAACGACCTTCGCGCATCCGTTGACCACTTGAGCAATgagaag GCTGCCCAAGAGAAGATTGCCAAGCAGCTCCAACACCAGTTGAACGAGGCCCAGGGCAAGATTGAGGAATTGAACCGCACGGTGAACGATTTCGATGCTGCCAAGAAGAAGCTGTCAATCGAAAACAGCGATCTCCTCCGCCAGTTGGAAGAGGCCGAGTCTCAGGTGTCTCAACTGTCAAAGATCAAGATCTCCCTGACAACGCAACTCGAGGACACAAAACGTCTTGCCGACGAGGAGGGCCGCGAACGCGCTACACTCCTGGGCAAGTTCCGCAATTTGGAGCACGATTTGGACAACATCAGGGAACAGGTAGAAGAGGAGGCCGAGGGCAAGGCAGATCTCCAACGCCAGTTGAGCAAGGCAAACGCAGAAGCCCAACTCTGGCGCTCGAAGTACGAGTCGGAGGGTGTCGCCAGAGCAGAAGAGCTCGAGGAAGCTAAACGCAAGCTCCAAGCTCGTCTCGCTGAAGCTGAGGAGACCATTGAGTCACTCAACCAGAAGGTTATCGCTCTTGAGAAGACCAAGCAGCGTCTTGCTACTGAAGTTGAGGATCTGCAGATCGAGGTCGACAGAGCTACAGCTATTGCCAATGCCGCTGAGAAGAAACAGAAGGCATTCGATAAGATCATTGGAGAATGGAAACTCAAGGTCGATGATCTCGCTGCAGAACTTGATGCTAGCCAGAAGGAGTGCAGGAACTACTCCACCGAGTTGTTCCGTCTCAAGGGAGCATACGAAGAAAGCCAAGAGCAGCTCGAGGCTGTACGCAGGGAGAACAAGAATCTCGCTGATGAAGTTAAGGATCTTCTTGATCAAATTGGTGAGGGTGGAAGGAACATCCACGAGGTTGAGAAGGCCAGGAAGCGTCTAGAGGCCGAGAAGGACGAGCTCCAGGCGGCTCTTGAGGAGGCTGAGGCTGCACTTGAGCAGGAGGAGAACAAGGTACTCCGTGCACAGCTCGAGCTTAGCCAGGTCAGGCAGGAGATTGACCGTAGAATCCAGGAGAAGGAGGAAGAATTTGAGAACACCAGGAAGAATCACCAGAGAGCACTTGACTCCATGCAAGCATCACTCGAGGCCGAGGCCAAGGGTAAGGCTGAGGCGCTCAGGATGAAGAAGAAGCTCGAGGCTGATATTAATGAACTCGAAATTGCCCTGGACCACGCCAACAAGGCCAATGCTGAGGCTCAGAAGAACATCAAGAGATATCAGCAGCAACTCAAGGACGTTCAGACCGCACTTGAGGAGGAACAGAGAGCCAGGGATGAGGCTAGGGAACTCCTTGGAATCTCTGAACGCAGAGCAAATGCCCTTCAGAATGAACTCGAGGAAAGCCGCACTCTCCTTGAACAGGCTGATCGTGCACGCAGACAGGCTGAACAGGAGTGTGCTGACGCCCATGAACAGCTCAATGACATCAGCGCTCAGAATGCATCCATTTCAGCTGCCAAGAGGAAATTGGAGGCTGAATTACAGACCCTTCAC tcTGACCTCGATGAACTTCTCAATGAGGCCAAGAACTCCGAAGAGAAGGCAAAGAAGGCAATGGTTGACGCAGCTAGATTGGCTGATGAGCTTAGAGCTGAACAAGATCATGCTCAGACGCAAGAGAAACTGCGTAAAGCACTTGAGGCCCAGATCAAGGAACTTCAAGTACGTTTGGATGAGGCCGAGGCCAACGCACTCAAGGGTGGCAAGAAAGCCATTCAGAAATTGGAGCAACGCGTCAGGGAACTTGAGAACGAGCTTGATGGAGAACAGAGGAGACACGCCGATGCACAGAAGAATCTGCGCAAGGCCGAGCGTCGTATTAAGGAGCTCAGCTTCCAG GCTGACGAGGACCGCAAGAACCACGAGCGCATGCAAGACCTCGTTGACAAACTGCAACAGAAAATCAAGACGTACAAGAGGCAGATCGAGGAGGCTGAAGAAATTGCAGCACTCAATCTTGCTAAATTCCGCAAGGCACAGCAAGAACTTGAGGAGGCCGAAGAGAGAGCAGACCTCGCTGAACAGGCAATCACAAAGTTCCGTACTAAGGGAGGACGTGGAGGTAGCCAAGCACGTGGTCTTAGCCCAGCG cCACACAGACCAGCTTTCAAAACCCCATTCGATGGTTCCTCATTCCCGCCAAGGTTCGATCTACAGCCTGACGGTGATTTTTAA